One Mycolicibacterium fallax genomic window, GGCGCTGGGCCGCCTCGTGACCACGGTCGGCGACCAGCTGGAGATCTTCCCGGTGAACTTCGTGGTGCAGAACCGCACGCTGCTGTTCCGCACCGCCGAGGGCACCAAGCTGTTCGCCACCGTCACCAACGACCAGGTGCTGTTCGAGGCCGACGACCACGGGCTCTCCGAGGGCTGGAGCGTCATCGTGCGCGGTCACGGCGAAGTGCTGCACGGGGCCGACGAGATCGCCGAGGCCGACCAGGCCGGCCTGTACCCGTGGCTGGCGACGGTGAAGCTGCGCTACGTGCGGATCACCCCGACCCAGGTCAGTGGCCGCCGGTTCGTGTTCGGTCCGGAACCCGATACCGGGCAACTGCCGGGCTGAGTCCCGGCGTTCGAGGTCCCGACGCTCAGTGCGCGCGGCGCCCCGGCTTCGGGGCGGCCGTCGGCGCGGGTGTCGACTCGGGCCCGGCGGCGATGCCGTCGAGCAGGGCGGCCAGCACCGGCAGCCCGGCCGCCAGCGGCCGGTCGCCGGCCGGGCGGTACCAGTCGGTGGCTTTGGGGCCGCCGCCCCAGCGCCGCAGCCAGATCCGCAGGTCGCCGAGGGCGTGCGCGTAGGACAGCCCGCGCTGAAACAGCACCGGCCGGGAGCTCGGCTCGATGCCGTCGGGGTCGAGGGTGGCCAGCTGAATGCGCATCGCGGTCAGTGCCGCGGCCACCCGGGTCCCGGAGCGGTTGCGCGCCGGCAGCAGCGTGGCGGCGACGGCCACCCCGGCGCCGAGGATCAGCACCGCGGTCGCCCACAGCACCGGGCCGCCGGCCAGCGCCGTGCCGACCGCGGCCAGCGCGCCGATCGCCAGTAGCCCGAATCCGATGCGGCGCAGCATGATTCGTCGTTCGCAGCGCCACTCGTCGACGGCTGCCGCGGTGCCCACGGCGCCGGCGCCGCCGCGGGCCAGCTCCGCCACCGACACGCTTTTGCGGTCGTTGGGCAGGATCGCCTCGACGACGGCCCGCTCGTGGTCGGTGATCGCGCCGTCGAGCGGGGCCCGGCGGGCGATGTGGAAGTCCACGGCACCGGAGCGATCCGGCGCCTCGGTGATCCACAGGTAGTTGCGCACCGCCAGGTCAAAGACGGTGGCGCCGAAGTCGGCGGGCCGGGCGTGCCCGGCCAGCAGCGCGCCGACCTGCCCGGGCAGCACGCCGTCGGGGGAGACGAAGTCGACGACACCGTCGTGCGCGGCGAGCAACTCGGCCGGGGCGACGGCGCCGGTCACCGCCGCCCGGTCGGTCCGGCGGCGCAGCGCGGCGGCCGCGGTCAGCCCCAGCCCCAGCAGGGTGGCGGCCAGCACCGCCCAGGATGCCGCCCGGTCGGCCGCCGGGCCGCCGCCTGCGGTGGTCACGGTGTCGGTGAACTGCGCGGTGGCGGTGACGGTGCCGGCGGGCAGCAGCACCGAGAAGACGGCGACCATGCCGGCCTCCAGGTGGCGGTGCTCGAAGGAGACCGCGCCGCCGCCCTGGGTCTGGGTCATCGTGCACAGCCGCCGCACGCCGATCTGGCCGTACGCGCAGATCGGCGAGTCCGGCCGCGGCGTCGGGGAACTGAAGGTGCCGGTGAGCGCGGCGACCGGCGCCGACCAGCCGGCGGTCAGGATCCAGGTGAACTGCTGCAGCCCGGGACTGTCGGCGACGGTGCCGCGGACCCGGTAGCGCACCGTGGTGGTACCGGCCGGCGCGACGATCCGCAGCTGGTCGCCGTCGATGTCGGCCTGCGCCCCGCCCTCGGTTTCGATGTCGGAGATCGCGAAATGCTGGGTGCGGTTGCCCTCGACCGGTACCGCCAGCGGGATCACCCCGATCGCCGGGCTGCCCTCGGGCACGGTGGTCGTGGTGCTGACCGCCAGGGTGCCGTCGTCCTGCAGGTCCAGGTCCAGCGCGACGGTGATCGGGGCGGGCGCGGCGTGCGCGGCCGGGGCAAACGGTGTGCACAGGGCGACCAGCAGCAGCGCGGCGAGAAGTGCCGTCCGGGAACGCATGGCACGACGGTAGACCACTCCCGGCGCGCCGGGAGTCGGTGATTGGCGGCCGGGTTGATGTCCCGGCGCGGGCCGGGCCGCCGGTAATCTACCGACGATGTCGTACATGGACCCGTTCGGTCCGGCGCCGCGAACGGGGATGGCCGGGAAACGCCGCCCGTCCGCCGCGGACCCGTGGGCCGCCGCGGATCCCTTCCAGGTGCCGGCCGCCCCGGGGGTGGGCGCGCCGCCGCGGCGCGGCCGCACCGGCAGCGTGCCGGTGTTCTCCGGCGGGTATCACCCGCAGCCGCCGGCGGCGAACCCGTGGGGCGGCACGGCCGGCGGGTGGGCCGACCCCGCCCCGGTCCGCGCCGACCCGTGGGCGGCCGATGCCTTCCAGGTTCCGCAGGCGTCGGGCGTGGGGGCGCCGCCGCGGCGGGGCAACACCGGAGCGGTCCCGACGATGTGGCCCGGCGCCGGCCAATATCAGCCGGGCTACCCGGGTGTTCCGGTGCCGCCGGCCAAGCGTGTTCGCGTCCCGCTGCTGGCTGGGATCGCCGCCGGGGTGGTGGTGGCGTTAGTCATCGCCGGTGGTGTGGTGGTGGCGATGCGTCAGGGCGGGCCGGCCGCACCGATTGCCGGTGGACCGACCACGACCGCGACGACGGCGCCGACGACGACGGCGTCCTCGACCGGTATGACGCTGGAGAACCCGAGCCCGACGGGCCCGGCGCCGGTGCTGGTCACCACCCCGACAGGGGAGGCTGCGCTGTCGCGCAACCCGCTGTTCGCGACGTCGGAGGCCGGCCTGCCGAAACAGCCGTGCAATCCGGTGGGGCTGCCGAAGGACACCGCGACGGCCCAGGCGTTCTACGCCGTGGTGCAGCAGTGCCTGGAGAACGGCTGGCGGCCGCTGATCACCGGCGCGCAGCTGGACTACCGCCCACCGGAGGTCATGGTGGCCAACAGCACGGCGATGTCGTCCCCGTGCGGGGCCGCCGAGGGCATCTGGGTGGCCTTCTACTGTTCGACCAACGAGATGGTGTACATGCCGCTCGACGTGATGAGTTCGACCCCCGGCAATGACGAGCCGCTGATGTACGTCTCGGTCTTCGCCCACGAGTTCGGCCACCACGTCCAGGCGCTCTCGGGCGTGACGGGCGAATCGTGGCCACGCCGCAAGTACGCCGGGGAGAACACCGCCGCCGGCTTGGAGATCTCCCGGCGTGGGGAACTGCAGGCTCAGTGCTTCTCCGGGATGTTCGTCGGCTCGATCACCGACTCCGGCGGAATCTTCACCCGGGCGGAATTCGATGACCGGACGTACGGGGAAGCCCGACTAGAGAACGGGTATCGCGACCACGGCACGCCCCAGCACCAACAGGCCTGGTGGCTGCACGGGGCAGAGCGAAATCAGCTGCGCGACTGCAACACCTGGGCGGCGTCCCCGGACGCGGTGGAGTAGCGCCCGGTCAGACCCAGTAGGACACCCGGGACCGGTACTGGCGCATCGCCAGCAGCGCGACGGCCCAGCCGAGCACGGTCAACACCAGCACCACGACCCAGTGCCGCAGCTCCTGCGGCGCCCCGAGCAGCGGGGCCCGGACAATGTCCAGGTAGTGCATCAGCGGGTTCAGCTCGATGATGGTGCTCCAGCGCTGCGCGCCCTGCTGGCGCAGGGTGGCGTCGTTCCAGATGATCGGCGTCATGAAGAACAGCAGCTGGACCACCGAGCCGAGCAGCGGCGCGATATCGCGGTACCGGGTGGCCAGGATGCCGAAGCACAGCGACACCCACACGCAGTTCAGCATGATCAGCGCCAGCGCCGGGATGAAGGACAGATCCGCCCAGGACCAGTCCTTGGGGAAGATGATCGCGATGACCACGTAGATGATGATGTTGTGCGCGAACAGGATTGCCTGGCGCCACACCAGCCGGTAGACGTGCACGCTCAACGGCGTCGGCAGCTGTTTGATCAGGCCCTCGTTGGCGACGAACACCTCCGAGCCCTCGATGATGGCGGCGTTGATCAGGTTCCAGACGATGAAGCCGAGCGTGACGTAGGGCAGGTGCTCGGCCAGGTCCAGCTTGAACAGCTTGGAGTACAGCCCGCCCATCGCGACGGCGGTGGTGCCGGTGGCGATGGTGATCCAGAACGGCCCGAGCACGCTGCGCCGGTAGCGCTGCTTGATGTCCTGCCAGCCCAGGTGCAGCCACAGCTCGTGCCGGGCGAACCCGTCGGTCAGGTCGCGCACGGCCCGCCGGAAGGTGCGGGAGTCCGAGGCGGTGTCGGTGAACGTCATGAGTCGATCCCTTCGGCGAACCGTTCCTGCCTGCCGAGCCGACGCAGCCGGACCCACTCGGCGAATCCGGCCGGGTCGCGGCGGGAGACCAGGAAGAACCAGCCGAACCGCAGCCACTCCTGGGCCACCAGCTTGCGCATGCCCGGCTGGGCGAGCAGGTAGCCGCGGTTGCGGTAGGTGAAGAACCGCTTGGTCGGGTTATCCGGGTATTGGGTGTGCATCCGGCCGCCGAGGATCGGCTTGAACTCGTCGGTGCCGCACGGGTGCAGGTAGCGGGCGCTCAGGCAGGTGCCGAACGGCAGCCCGGAGCGGACCAGCCGGCGGTGCAACTCGACCTCGTCGCCGCGGACGAACAGCCGCAGGTCGGGGACGCCGACGGCGTCGAGGGTGTCGGCGGCGAACAGCGCGCCGTTGAACAGCGAGGCGATCCCGGGCAGCAGGTCGGCATCAGCACCCGCGGACTCGGCCCGCAGCTCGGAGACCCGCCGCCGCCAGACCAGCCCGCGCCGCAGCGGGAAGGCCAGCCGGTCGGGGTCGTCGATGTTGCAGACCATCGGTGACACCTCGGCCAGCCGGTGCCGACGGGCGCAGTCCAGCAGGGTGCCGAGCACCTCGGGCCCGTCGGGCCGGCCGTCGTCGTCGGCCAGCCAGATCCAGTCCGCCCCGGCGGCCAGCGCGTGCAGCATGCCCAGCGCGAACCCGCCGGCCCCGCCGAGGTTGTGCTGGGAGCCCAGGTAGCTGGTCGGGATCGGCTGGGATTTCACCAGCGCCCGGACCCGGCCGTCCGGGTCGTTGGCGGCGTCGTTGTCGACGACGATCAGGTGGTCGACCGGCCGGTGCTGGGCGGCCAGCACCCGCAGCGACTCGGCGAGCAGTTCCGGCCTGCGGTGGGTGACCACCACGGCGTACACGGTGGCGGTGTCGGGGGTGGTCATGCCGGGCGCGGCTCCCGGCCCTCTTCGGCGAGCACCTCCCGGACGTGCCGGGCGGCGTCCTCGCCCTCGTAGGCGCGCACCACGTCCTCGATGCCGCCGCGCATCCGGATGGTGCCGTGGTCGATCCACATCGCCGAGGTGCACAGCCGGGCCAGGAACTCGTTGGAGTGGCTGGCGAACACCAGGATGCCGGAGCGCTCCACCAGCGCCGACAGCCGGCTGCGGGCCTTCTTCAGGAACTCCGCGTCGACCGCGCCGATGCCCTCGTCGAGCAGCAGGATCTCCGGGTCGATGCTGGTCACCACGCCCATCGCCAGCCGCACCCGCATGCCGGTGGAGTAGGTGCGCAGCGGCATCGACAGGTATTCGCCGAGCTCGGTGAACTCGGCGATCTCGTCGACCTTGGCCATCATCTGCTTGCGGGTCTGGCCGAGGAACAGGCCGCGGATGATGATGTTCTCGAAGCCGGAGATCTCCGGGTCCATCCCGACGCCGAGGTCGAAGACCGGGGCCACCCGGCCGGTCACCCGGGTCACCCCGCGGGTCGGCTCGTAGATGCCCGACAGCAGCCGCAGCAGGGTGGATTTGCCTGCGCCGTTGTGCCCGACCAGCCCCACCCGGTCGCCCATCTTGAGGCTCAGGGTGATGTCCTTGAGCGCCTCGACCACCACCACGTTGGAGCTGTTGCGGCCGATGCTGCCGCCGGCCTTGCCCAGGAACGCCTTCTTCAGCGACCGGGACTTGGCGTCGAAGATCGGGAACTCAACCCAGGCGTCGCGCGCCTCGATGCTCGGTTCGGTCACCGGCGGGCCTACAGATACTGTCCGGTGCCGGGCGCGCCGGTGCCGCGCGGACCCATCGCCCCGGGCGGCAGCGCGCCCTGGCGCATCTGCTCGAGCTGGGCGCGGGCGGCCATCTGCTGGGCGAACAGCGCGGTCTGGATGCCGTGGAACAGTCCCTCCAGCCAGCCGACCAGCTGGGCCTGGGCGATCCGCAGCTCGGCGTCCGAGGGCACCGCCTCCTCGCTGAACGGCAGCGCCAGCCGGTCGAGTTCCTCGCGCAGCTCCGGGGCCAGGCCGTCTTCCAGCTCGGCGATGGACGTCCGGTGGATCTCGCGCAGCCGGGTGCGGCTGGCCTCGTCCAGCGGCGCCGAACGCACCTCCTCAAGCAGCTGCTTGATCATTGTGCCGATCCGCATCACCTTGGCCGGCTGGGACACCAGGTCGGTGACCGAGGTCCCGTCGTCGCCCTCGGTGACGGCGCCGGCCAGCACCCGGGCGTCGGGGCTGCCGATGATCTCGATGTGGTCGTCGTTCGTGCTCACGGTTGCGGTGCTCCTCCGCGCCATTCGTAGATGCGGGCGTGGCCGTTGTCGTAGATCTTGGCCCACGACGCCGACCGGTCCAACGACACTAGCCCGTCGGGCATGACGAACCCGCGCACGACCGTGTCATTGAGCAGTAGATACCGGATACCCAATTTTTGGACGGCCCGGGCGACCCTGGCGTCGTGGTCGGCGTCGTCGGCGTAGGCCCAGATGACGAACCGGTTCCAGCCGGGGCCCTGCTGCACCGGGTAGTCGTAGTGCGTCCACAGCGGGTGCAGGCCGGCGACGGCGTACATCCAGGCGGTCCCGTCGGTGTTGGCGTTGCCGATCAGGGTGTCGCGGGCCCCGGGCTGGCCGGCCAGCCAGGCGAACGCCGCCAGGTCGGCGGGCTTGACCATCGCCGCGTCGTACTTCTGGCCCAGCAGGTAGCTGTTGCGGGGGAAGTAGTGCACGGCCAGTCCGACGGTGCTCAGCACCAGGATCGCCGCCGTCGTCGAGATCCAGAACCGGCGGCCGGGGTCGGCGCGCCGGCGCACCGCCAGCCGCAACCCCGCCACCGCCAGCAGCACCGCGGTGAACAACCCGATGCCGGCGATCGGCGCCGCCAGCAGCGTCACCACCGCGGACAGCCGGCGCGGGTCGCTGTAGAACAGGTCGCTGTACCGGGCGATCACCACGCCGATCGGGCCGCCGAACGGCGCGGCGGAGTGCACGATCGCCACGATCAGCAGCAGCCACACCGCCAGCGGCCACCACACCCGCCGCACGATCAGCACCACCGCGCCCGCGGCGGCCAGCGCGATCAGCGCGTTCTGGATCGGCCAGTCGTTGAGGTGGCGGGTGTGCAGGAACACCGCGTTGAACAGCGCCCGCTTGCGGCCGAGGTGGCTGACGAAGGAGTGCCCGGCGATGACCTCGGCCTGGTCGAGCACCGACAGCAGCTGCGGGGCCAGTACCAGCAGCGACGGCACCGCCACCGCGGCCAGGGTGCCGACGTCGGCGAGCCGGCCGCGGACCGGCCGCCAGAGGATCTGGCAGCACCACCACGCCGCCAGGAACGTCACCATCACCA contains:
- a CDS encoding pyridoxamine 5'-phosphate oxidase family protein, whose amino-acid sequence is MVSVTAPDDAPITVLSEEESWDLLSGSALGRLVTTVGDQLEIFPVNFVVQNRTLLFRTAEGTKLFATVTNDQVLFEADDHGLSEGWSVIVRGHGEVLHGADEIAEADQAGLYPWLATVKLRYVRITPTQVSGRRFVFGPEPDTGQLPG
- a CDS encoding DUF2207 family protein, coding for MRSRTALLAALLLVALCTPFAPAAHAAPAPITVALDLDLQDDGTLAVSTTTTVPEGSPAIGVIPLAVPVEGNRTQHFAISDIETEGGAQADIDGDQLRIVAPAGTTTVRYRVRGTVADSPGLQQFTWILTAGWSAPVAALTGTFSSPTPRPDSPICAYGQIGVRRLCTMTQTQGGGAVSFEHRHLEAGMVAVFSVLLPAGTVTATAQFTDTVTTAGGGPAADRAASWAVLAATLLGLGLTAAAALRRRTDRAAVTGAVAPAELLAAHDGVVDFVSPDGVLPGQVGALLAGHARPADFGATVFDLAVRNYLWITEAPDRSGAVDFHIARRAPLDGAITDHERAVVEAILPNDRKSVSVAELARGGAGAVGTAAAVDEWRCERRIMLRRIGFGLLAIGALAAVGTALAGGPVLWATAVLILGAGVAVAATLLPARNRSGTRVAAALTAMRIQLATLDPDGIEPSSRPVLFQRGLSYAHALGDLRIWLRRWGGGPKATDWYRPAGDRPLAAGLPVLAALLDGIAAGPESTPAPTAAPKPGRRAH
- a CDS encoding neutral zinc metallopeptidase, translated to MSYMDPFGPAPRTGMAGKRRPSAADPWAAADPFQVPAAPGVGAPPRRGRTGSVPVFSGGYHPQPPAANPWGGTAGGWADPAPVRADPWAADAFQVPQASGVGAPPRRGNTGAVPTMWPGAGQYQPGYPGVPVPPAKRVRVPLLAGIAAGVVVALVIAGGVVVAMRQGGPAAPIAGGPTTTATTAPTTTASSTGMTLENPSPTGPAPVLVTTPTGEAALSRNPLFATSEAGLPKQPCNPVGLPKDTATAQAFYAVVQQCLENGWRPLITGAQLDYRPPEVMVANSTAMSSPCGAAEGIWVAFYCSTNEMVYMPLDVMSSTPGNDEPLMYVSVFAHEFGHHVQALSGVTGESWPRRKYAGENTAAGLEISRRGELQAQCFSGMFVGSITDSGGIFTRAEFDDRTYGEARLENGYRDHGTPQHQQAWWLHGAERNQLRDCNTWAASPDAVE
- the wzm gene encoding galactan export ABC transporter permease subunit Wzm/RfbD: MTFTDTASDSRTFRRAVRDLTDGFARHELWLHLGWQDIKQRYRRSVLGPFWITIATGTTAVAMGGLYSKLFKLDLAEHLPYVTLGFIVWNLINAAIIEGSEVFVANEGLIKQLPTPLSVHVYRLVWRQAILFAHNIIIYVVIAIIFPKDWSWADLSFIPALALIMLNCVWVSLCFGILATRYRDIAPLLGSVVQLLFFMTPIIWNDATLRQQGAQRWSTIIELNPLMHYLDIVRAPLLGAPQELRHWVVVLVLTVLGWAVALLAMRQYRSRVSYWV
- the glfT1 gene encoding galactofuranosyltransferase GlfT1; this encodes MTTPDTATVYAVVVTHRRPELLAESLRVLAAQHRPVDHLIVVDNDAANDPDGRVRALVKSQPIPTSYLGSQHNLGGAGGFALGMLHALAAGADWIWLADDDGRPDGPEVLGTLLDCARRHRLAEVSPMVCNIDDPDRLAFPLRRGLVWRRRVSELRAESAGADADLLPGIASLFNGALFAADTLDAVGVPDLRLFVRGDEVELHRRLVRSGLPFGTCLSARYLHPCGTDEFKPILGGRMHTQYPDNPTKRFFTYRNRGYLLAQPGMRKLVAQEWLRFGWFFLVSRRDPAGFAEWVRLRRLGRQERFAEGIDS
- the wzt gene encoding galactan export ABC transporter ATP-binding subunit Wzt/RfbE, which gives rise to MTEPSIEARDAWVEFPIFDAKSRSLKKAFLGKAGGSIGRNSSNVVVVEALKDITLSLKMGDRVGLVGHNGAGKSTLLRLLSGIYEPTRGVTRVTGRVAPVFDLGVGMDPEISGFENIIIRGLFLGQTRKQMMAKVDEIAEFTELGEYLSMPLRTYSTGMRVRLAMGVVTSIDPEILLLDEGIGAVDAEFLKKARSRLSALVERSGILVFASHSNEFLARLCTSAMWIDHGTIRMRGGIEDVVRAYEGEDAARHVREVLAEEGREPRPA
- a CDS encoding bacterial proteasome activator family protein, which encodes MARRSTATVSTNDDHIEIIGSPDARVLAGAVTEGDDGTSVTDLVSQPAKVMRIGTMIKQLLEEVRSAPLDEASRTRLREIHRTSIAELEDGLAPELREELDRLALPFSEEAVPSDAELRIAQAQLVGWLEGLFHGIQTALFAQQMAARAQLEQMRQGALPPGAMGPRGTGAPGTGQYL
- a CDS encoding DUF6541 family protein, with the protein product MSFWGLLLAALAAAVLPGTLVARAGRLGWPAAIAVGPALTYGVVGLAIIPFGALGIGWNALTALLTLAAVTAVAAAGPALRARLRRTPATAPDPAERRSSLGPALLAGAGVLLGAALIAWAAYRGIPGWQQIPSTWDSVWHANTIRYILDTGDASSLHMGELRNTDTHAPLYYPSAFHALAAVLAQLTGAAPTTAYTISALAAAVWLFPAGAATLAWWLLRPRTTAWRAAGAAATAGALAASFTALPYVEFDVAAMPNLVAYGLAIPTTVLVMSCLSDRRRIPLAVLAVIGLFSVHLTGGVVMVTFLAAWWCCQILWRPVRGRLADVGTLAAVAVPSLLVLAPQLLSVLDQAEVIAGHSFVSHLGRKRALFNAVFLHTRHLNDWPIQNALIALAAAGAVVLIVRRVWWPLAVWLLLIVAIVHSAAPFGGPIGVVIARYSDLFYSDPRRLSAVVTLLAAPIAGIGLFTAVLLAVAGLRLAVRRRADPGRRFWISTTAAILVLSTVGLAVHYFPRNSYLLGQKYDAAMVKPADLAAFAWLAGQPGARDTLIGNANTDGTAWMYAVAGLHPLWTHYDYPVQQGPGWNRFVIWAYADDADHDARVARAVQKLGIRYLLLNDTVVRGFVMPDGLVSLDRSASWAKIYDNGHARIYEWRGGAPQP